Genomic DNA from Telopea speciosissima isolate NSW1024214 ecotype Mountain lineage chromosome 2, Tspe_v1, whole genome shotgun sequence:
TTAGAatactcattttttaagaaaattcaggAGCAATTTGACTAATATCGAATCAGTTTTAGGTATtgccgatacccgttccgataccgtgcactaaaaccgtGTTAGTAAACCGCTCGTAAAAGAGCCATGACACATTCACATTCACGCCTTCAAGAGTTTGTTAGTCTTTAGTCTCTGAGTCAACCCCACCAGAACGACCTATTTTAGAAGAGTTGataaaatcatgtgaaattaggCTCTCTGAGTCGAAGATGATCTAATGCAAACAAAGCAACTCATCATCTCCTTTCACTCATCTTTTCTGCACAGTTTCTCATCGTCAGCATTAACATATTACAACTCCAGAAATTCCCTGCTCTTCTCCTGTTTCTGCACACTAAGCCCTCCAAAAACCTCTAAATCCTACACGCTCAAGAAGTGCATTGCGCTCTTGCTGACATGTGCCTCTTCCAAATTCAGATTGAAGCAGATCCATGGCTTCTCCATCAGGAATGGTGTTCCTTTCACCGACCCGGACCTTGGGAAACACCTCATCTTCACCTTGGTTTCTCTTTCAGGTCCCATGTCCTATGCCCACCACATCTTCTcgcaaatccaaaacccaaacatATTTACTTGGAATACCATGATCAGAGGGTATGCTGAGAGTGAAAACCCTGCACCAGGCATTCAATTGTACCGTCAAATGCAGATTTCCTCCATTGAACCTGACACCCACACCTACCCTTTTCTTCTCAAGGCCTGCGCAAAGCTGCTGACCGTCAGAGAAGGTGAGAAGATACACTGCACTGTCATAAGAAATGGGTTTGAAGCATTGGTCTTTGTTCAGAATACTTTGGTTCACATGTATGCTGCCTGTGGGTTTTATGAGAGCGCGCACAAGTTGTTTGAGTTAATGCCTGAAAGAAACCTCGTGACATGGAACTCTGTGATTAATGGGTTTGCTCTTAATGGGAGGCCCAATGAGGCTCTGACGCTTTTCAGGGATATGGGCTTGGAGGGTGTTGAACCAGATGGTTTCACCATGGTTAGTTTGCTCACTGCTTGTGCTGAGCTTGGAGCTTTGGCTTTGGGTAGGAGGGCTCACGTGTACATGCTGAAGGTTGGTTTGAACAGTAACTTGCATGCTGGGAATGCCCTTGTAGACCTCTATGCAAAATGTGGGAGCATTAAAGAGGCACATAGAGTATTTTttgagatggagagaaagaatgTTGTCTCTTGGACTTCTTTGATTGTTGGCTTGGCCGTTAATGGGTTTGGCAAGGAAGCAATTGAGCTCTTTGTGCAGCTGGAGAGGGAGGGATTGGTTCCCACTGAGATTACCTTCGTTGGGGTCTTGTATGCTTGCAGTCATTGTGGAATGGTGGATCAGGGATTTGAGTACTTCAAGAGGATGAGGGAAGTATATGGGATCATGCCTAAGATAGAACATTATGGTTGCATTGTTGATTTGCTTGGTAGGGCAGGGTTGGTACAAGAAGCACATGATTTTATTCAAAATATGCCACTGCAGCCCAATGCTGTTGTTTGGAGGACTTTGCTTGGCGCTTGCACCATTCATGGGTATTTGGCCTTAGGAGAAGTTGCACAAGCACACCTTGTCCGATTAGAACCCAAACATTGCGGCGACTATGTGCTGCTTTCCAACTTGTATGCGTCTGAGGGGAGGTGGTCAGATGTGCAAAGGGTAAGGAGGAAAATGTTGAGGGAAGGAGTGAGGAAAACCCCTGGTCATAGTCTTTTTGAGCTAGGGAACTGTGTGCACGAGTTTGTCATGGGTGATCGGTCTCACCCACAAAGTAAGGAGATATATGAGAAGCTTGAAGAGATCACAAGGTTATTGAAGTTGGAAGGTTATGTGCCCCGCACGGTGAATGTGCTTGCAGAcatagaggaggaggagaaagagaatgcACTATGTTATCATAGTGAGAAGATTGCAATTGCTTTTGCTCTGATCAATACCGCTCCTCGGACCCCAATTAGGGTTGTGAAGAACTTGAGGGTTTGTGCAGATTGCCATTTGGCTATTAAGCTCATCTCGAAGATTTTTGATCGAGAGATTGTCGTTAGGGATCGTAGTCGATTCCACCATTTTAGAGATGGATCTTGTTCTTGTGGGGATTATTGGTGAAAGATATTTATTATGGGTTAATTTTGTTTGTTGAGTGAACTTGGTAGGGTCAATGCCAAAGATAAGCAGTCCTATTCAAAAAGAACAGAAGGAAGAATTTAATTAGTTGGACATTTTACTGTGCCATTGTATAATTTATAAGAAGGAATTGTCATGCCAAAGATATGcacatttctctttttcttgttttcgtttttttttcttccacttAATCATTGCCAAAATGTGTGCTAACCTTTGAAAAGAATGTAATTAGTTGGACATTTAAGATTAGTGGATTCGAGTTGAACTTCatctaaatattttttaagCATCGGCACCAACAATTCCACTGTCTGCATCCATCTGTGCATCATGTTTGGATAATGCATCTCAGGGTGGGTATGCCAAAATCCCAATGGGATGCCAACTTAGATGTTACCGGTTTTTGGAAAGTGGCAAGGACTATTGACCCAAATTTTTGAGACCCACTTGGCTACTTGGACCACAACCTAAGCTGCACAATTTTGGATCCTAGAGAGGATAGGAATGAAAATTGCTTTGATAAAAGCTGACGTGAGACCTCTACCCTTCTGAAAACAACTGAAGGAAAAGTTGCCAGGTTGAGCAAAATTTAAGCTGGAGGTGAGAAAGCCAGTGAATTTCACAGCATTCTTTCAATTCCATGCAATATTTCTCTGTTCTCTCTTAGCCCTCCTCTCAACATTTTGTCTATCAATCAAAATGGTAGCACTGAAATGCTTTGAAAATGGCAGATTAACTCTCGTCTATCATTTATAAGTTGTTTGATCTACTTAAGTCATGCCtgaatcttttccttttcttttttctcctaaCTCTTACTGGTTTGGTATTCTTTTCACTGCAAAAGATATTTCTGGTTACTCAGCATTTTGAATCCGTTCTTAGTATATTTCATATGTTATTGTCAATCTTCATTTAAAAAATGTTGATCTGAAATCTTGGCTTGGCTTATTGTCAGTTGATTTTATTTAGATATCCATACCTTCTGTTGACCAATTGCTTCATTCAGCTTACCTTTTATCGATCtgttgttttattattatttttttcttcttccctggAGAACTGTATTTGAGCTGCCAAGTTATTCTTTATCTGTACAAAAGTTAAAGGAAAAGGCTTGTCTTAAGAGAAGAAATGGTTGAGCATCTGATTTTTCGTAATATCCATTTGCAGCATAAGCTTGAGGTTGCTGGCAATTTTTACTCATGTGCAATCCTGCGTTCTACAGGTAAGATCCGTTGATTTAATATGCGCCtcattttatttataatgaaataatttAGTGCATCAATTATCTGTTTGTATCTCTGTTCTGTTATGCTGTTCATGTACTTTGAAATTCATCTAGTCAGATCAAGCTACCCAAGTTAATCATGTTCATTTCGTTTCACCTCCTGTTTCGTTTCGGACATGTCAAAATTACCGAAATAAGCcaaatttcggcaaaatttcaaattatagTGTTGACACCTTACTTCTGATTGAGGGAAACAAATAATGGGGATGAGGATGTGGGCGTGTTTATTATCAGCATAATGAAGGTGATCCAGTAATGGATACCCTAGAACAGTTCCTTTTTGTACTGAAGAAAAGATGATGAGGCCACCAGCACAATGACGGATGCTATAAGTATTCAATTAGATCCAGAAATTAGATGACTCAGAAGTAAAGCTCGTTCAGAACTGGGAAACTTGTCTTGGTTGTGTCAAACGACTCAAACCAAGCTCTTGATGTAGGTGTTTAATCAGATGCACAAACCATGGTTGCTATGGGAGCCCAATGCAAGTGTAACATTTGGACAAAGGTATGCTGAATCCAGGTATGTTCAAGATATATGTCCACTTAAGACTGTTATGTTCCTCCACATGTGTTTTCTATTAttccttaaacttcttttctgagaAAATGTCTTTAACATGCtaataatcaaatccatcaatcTGTTGGTGCATACATTTGATCAGCTTGACTCAATTATTTCAGATGTGGGAACTGGTTTTAGCTCACAAGTTTTCCAGCTTTGTTTATACTATGCCAGCATGAAATGTATTTTATCTCAAAAAATTTCATACAGGGTAATGTAATTGTGAAGATGCTGCAGCTATCAATCTTAAAATTGAATTAGCAAGAAGTACAACAATTTCTCCCCAAAAGGATTTGATGTAACCAGTGCAGTGCATTGCATTGTTTATCTGTTAATTTATTCTCAATTAAGTAGCTTTTGATGCCATGCTATGAGCCACAGTTCAAGTAACGTCCAAATGTGAAGAAATATATTGAAACTTAGACAATATACTATAAATCTCCATATGAGAAGGTTAGAGCATCCATGGAATGAATCCCAAATCATTTTTCGGATATGCAGCAGTTCAATAGGTCCAATTGAGCCCCTGCTTATGGACTCTCCAGTGTCCCCTTGATGTTCTTTCACTGGGGCCCCATCTGCTCCAACACCTCATTGAGGAGATATCATAGTCTCCAACATTAACATTTATTGCACTTCCATTTTCCAACATTGACAGGTTCTCATCATCTCGAATATGGCAAAAGGCGAATACCCTTTGATGTGCTCCTGGGGTGACTTCAATTTCTCCAGTCTTTCGTGAAACCTCTGGCTCCTGTATTTTCACTTAATTTCCAGAGTCTTCTGTGGAACCTTGTCGTCCCTTTTTTCCCTGCGAATGCCAATTTTTTCAAGCCACACAATGTCATTTCTTCCAAAAGGGTGGTACTCAAAATCCACCCAGAGAAGAAGTCCAACGATCTCAAAGTCAGGATTGGGAAGGTGAGCCCCCTCCATTTCAAAAGTGCCAAcccttctttttaatttatgCATCCTCAAATCTTTAAATCGGTCAGGGATTGCACCCCCAGGAAGAGTGAGATGTTCTATATGCCCGTACACATCCTGTAACAGAAAGAAAGATGACTAGGTAAACTGACAGTTGACTGTGATGCttaaacacaaacacacacacacacggatCACCTGGAAAAGTTTGTTCCTCAGAGTATCACCAAGACTAGTGCTACATCCATGCATGAACAAGAGTCTCAGTGATGGCAATCCAATGAGGCCTTCAACCTCAGAAAGCTTCCAGCAGTTATTAAGACATAACTTCTCCAGGTATTTCAGGTGCAAAATGTCTGGTACCCTTTCCAATGAAATGCAATTTGCAACATCTAAGACAATTAAGCTGGAGGGAAGCTTTGGGAGAGACTGAAGGCTTGTGCAATTCTGCAAATAAAGTTCTTTGAGTGAAGATAAGCCCCCGAAATCATCAGGAAGGCCACTGAAATTATTGTTCCCCAGATTCAACCACACAAGGTATGAGAGCATTCCAAAATCTTGTGTTAATTTAACTAACCCAGTTCCTGACATGTTAAAACATTtcagaaatctcatctttttcATTGAAGCTGGTATTAGCATCTTGCAAGATGAAATATCTAGATCCTCCAGTTGCTCCAAGGATCCAACTCCATCTGGTAAGTTTGTTACTGCAGATCTATTAATGTGAAGCACTCGTAGATTTTTCAAATTGTCAATGGAATCAGGTAACTTTTTTAATAACCTGCAGGCTCCAATTTTCAGCTTCTCAAGTTTTCTTATTACAACTTCAAATGTAGAAAGAAATTGGCGTTGAGATACAGGGAAGTCAGGTATTTCTCTGATTGCTGTACCTGTCAAGTTAAGCTCAACCAACGATTCCATTTACCCAACTGAAGTTGGAATGCTTTTCAATGATGTACACTGCTGCAACGATAAGCTCTTCAATTTTGACAGTGATCCAACTGAACAAGGTAATTCATCAATGTCAGTCCCGTCCAACATAAGGGTGACAAGAGATTCCAAATAATATATTGAGTGTGGTAAACGGGTCAATTTGCTCATTGTTGCCGTTAGCACTTCTAGGCATTTAAAAGAGTATGGCAGTTGTTCTATCGCAGTTCCATCAACATGAAGCTCTCTTAAGTCTTGCAGGCAGCCAACCTTTAAGGGCAAATCAGTCAATCCTGAGTAGTTAGAGAGAATAAGAATTTCAATTGATCCCAGGTCACACATACTTGGTGGAAGCTGCCGAAGTTTCTTGCAGCGTCTCAAATTCAAGAATTCCAAACTCTTGAGATATCTCTATAATACTATTATAtgtcattttatttatataaatagatttaaaattcaaattgaaaaaGTTTTTTTAGAAGGATAATTTATAGATTAATTTTATTATCCTGATGATTTCTAAATTggaaaaagtttttttcttaGTATGTTCTGTACATGAGTTTCTATCCCAACAAGGTTATTTGCAGCTTGGGTGTTGCTTAACTCAACCAAAACATCCTTGATTAGTTACTCATTTACATACCATTTTTGACATATTTGCCCCcacccatttttcttctttccggGTATTGTTGCAGGAGACACGATGAAGACCCGACCTCGATCAGAGAAGAAGAACCTGATTCCATTGACAATTTGCTCGACATAGGGTGATGCCCGGACCACTCTAAAATCTCTGTGtattctcctttgtttttttctttctcccttacaTTCTTGAGTGTGGGTGAGTGTTCAAAAATTTGTTTGCTTCCACCTCTATTTTTGAGCACATTTTTTGACATCTGagcttatttttttcttcaatatttTTTGAATCCCAATTCACCCCCTTTTGAAATATCTCTTGATCCTAACAAAGAAAATTCGTATTGTAAATTAGACGATTAAAATATtgcaaaaatatttataaaataaagcGACAAAGGTTCTTTGAGATTTTTGAGGGAGGGTATTCTAGCACCTTTGTGTCTTATCTCTCCCCTCACAAAAAATGACCTCGCCCTTCAATATACGATGTTGTTTTGCTACACCTCATTGTTGTGTTTTCTTATTCTTTATGCAGCTTGTTCATAAAACATTCCCTCGtcaaataaatattaatactaattaatattttcaaaatctttTGTAAAATATTTACAAACTTACCATCGGATCTGAATTTCATCAAATCAGGCACAAACATTCTTTCTATGATATTATTTGTTACAATTTACAAGAAGTAAATTCcgtgttgagcatctctttcgtACATATCTCAAGACTCCAAATCCAACACATTGATATATTATTCGTGACAAACCACATTGATACACCAAAACACAAAATGCCTAACAATTACATAAGGACCTCTCAAGTCAAAGGACCATTCGTGAACTATGAATGAGAATCTTGTTGATTAAATATCTGACACTATTTCATTCAAGATTCTTAAGTGATCATATTTGTATTTTGGAATCATCATTCAAGAGATCACACAGTGTGACAACTATATGAATGGAATGCCCAAGTTCGTCCCTAGTTGTGAACATTTT
This window encodes:
- the LOC122650765 gene encoding pentatricopeptide repeat-containing protein At4g21065, whose product is MQTKQLIISFHSSFLHSFSSSALTYYNSRNSLLFSCFCTLSPPKTSKSYTLKKCIALLLTCASSKFRLKQIHGFSIRNGVPFTDPDLGKHLIFTLVSLSGPMSYAHHIFSQIQNPNIFTWNTMIRGYAESENPAPGIQLYRQMQISSIEPDTHTYPFLLKACAKLLTVREGEKIHCTVIRNGFEALVFVQNTLVHMYAACGFYESAHKLFELMPERNLVTWNSVINGFALNGRPNEALTLFRDMGLEGVEPDGFTMVSLLTACAELGALALGRRAHVYMLKVGLNSNLHAGNALVDLYAKCGSIKEAHRVFFEMERKNVVSWTSLIVGLAVNGFGKEAIELFVQLEREGLVPTEITFVGVLYACSHCGMVDQGFEYFKRMREVYGIMPKIEHYGCIVDLLGRAGLVQEAHDFIQNMPLQPNAVVWRTLLGACTIHGYLALGEVAQAHLVRLEPKHCGDYVLLSNLYASEGRWSDVQRVRRKMLREGVRKTPGHSLFELGNCVHEFVMGDRSHPQSKEIYEKLEEITRLLKLEGYVPRTVNVLADIEEEEKENALCYHSEKIAIAFALINTAPRTPIRVVKNLRVCADCHLAIKLISKIFDREIVVRDRSRFHHFRDGSCSCGDYW
- the LOC122650766 gene encoding probable disease resistance protein RPP1 encodes the protein MLIPASMKKMRFLKCFNMSGTGLVKLTQDFGMLSYLVWLNLGNNNFSGLPDDFGGLSSLKELYLQNCTSLQSLPKLPSSLIVLDVANCISLERVPDILHLKYLEKLCLNNCWKLSEVEGLIGLPSLRLLFMHGCSTSLGDTLRNKLFQDVYGHIEHLTLPGGAIPDRFKDLRMHKLKRRVGTFEMEGAHLPNPDFEIVGLLLWVDFEYHPFGRNDIVWLEKIGIRREKRDDKVPQKTLEIK